Proteins from one Ananas comosus cultivar F153 linkage group 5, ASM154086v1, whole genome shotgun sequence genomic window:
- the LOC109710753 gene encoding uncharacterized protein LOC109710753 isoform X1 codes for MEEATTPEPVCAKEALDLLNCVAASPFDRDTCLRLVDALRTCVLHKVRWFSLCCLFSPPFSFEMNGKYRTSQEKEIPS; via the exons ATGGAGGAGGCGACGACGCCGGAGCCCGTTTGCGCGAAGGAGGCTCTCGACCTCCTCAACTGcgtcgccgcctcgcccttcGACCGCGACACCTGCCTCCGCCTCGTCGATGCCCTCCGCACCTGCGTCCTCCACAAG GTAAGATGGTTTAGTTTATGCTGccttttttccccccctttttcttttgagatgAATGGAAAGTACAGAACAAGCCAAGAAAAGGAGATTCCCTCATAA
- the LOC109710753 gene encoding uncharacterized protein LOC109710753 isoform X2 → MEEATTPEPVCAKEALDLLNCVAASPFDRDTCLRLVDALRTCVLHKKVKKFSLAQKSSAAEVPESKDKA, encoded by the exons ATGGAGGAGGCGACGACGCCGGAGCCCGTTTGCGCGAAGGAGGCTCTCGACCTCCTCAACTGcgtcgccgcctcgcccttcGACCGCGACACCTGCCTCCGCCTCGTCGATGCCCTCCGCACCTGCGTCCTCCACAAG aAAGTGAAGAAATTCTCGCTGGCGCAAAAGAGTTCTGCAGCTGAAGTTCCAGAAAGCAAGGACAAGGCTTGA